One genomic region from Jiangella sp. DSM 45060 encodes:
- a CDS encoding LPXTG cell wall anchor domain-containing protein translates to MPDTGASSQLLVVGAGLLLAGAAAAFAVNRRQVQQ, encoded by the coding sequence CTGCCGGACACCGGCGCGTCGAGCCAGCTGCTGGTCGTCGGCGCCGGCCTGCTGCTCGCCGGTGCGGCCGCCGCGTTCGCGGTGAACCGCCGCCAGGTCCAGCAGTAG